Proteins encoded in a region of the Nicotiana tomentosiformis chromosome 9, ASM39032v3, whole genome shotgun sequence genome:
- the LOC138899317 gene encoding uncharacterized protein produces MEKLARMKLLYIEYDDLPQLNIPLNLLNWEKVQALSGECLLNNTMHNAAAANFLAFEGLQRLILEKEELTSAWDQLLAEREQTAARLSEFEAKDVEAVALETRLQPSEQEVETLSQEIGPLRIQFDESKAKWAEVHSVVLATTDCEAASVERLTNLEATLNSKTEELATTRVKHAQLEKKYMKTIEHNRIFSSTICDLDVSLKSIKSARDNLSAEFTQLKEELKRRAAFLVIEKTYVM; encoded by the exons ATGGAGAAGCTAGCGAGGATgaagcttctctacatagaatatgacgaccttcctcaactcaacataccgctcaatctgttga ATTGGGAAAAGGTACaggctctctcgggagagtgcttgttgaacaacaCCATGCACAACGCCGCAGCG GCCAATTTCCTTGCTTTcgagggccttcagaggttgattctGGAAAAAGAAGAACTTACCTCCGCatgggatcaacttttggccgagcGGGAGCAAACTGCTGCTCGCCTCTCGGAATTTGAAGCCAAAGATGTTGAGGCCGTTGCATTGGAGACTCGTTTGCAGccaagcgagcaagaagtggaaacccttagccaagagattgGCCCGCTGAGGATTCAATTTGATGAATCCAAGGCCAAGTGGGCTGAAGTCCATAGTGTCGTTCTTGCTACAACCGATTGTGAGGCTGCCTCCGTTGAAAGATTGACCAACTTAGAGgcaaccttgaactccaaaactgaagagcttgcTACTACAAGGGTGAAACATGCCCAGTTGGAAAAGAAGTATATGAAGACTATTGAGCATAATAGGATTTTTAGCTCAACTATCTGTGACCTCGATGTTAGCCTCAAATCCATTAAATCCGCCCGAGACAACCTTTCTGCCGAGTTTAcccaacttaaagaagaacttaagcgtcgAGCGGCTTTCCTCGTTATTGAGAAAACTTATGTTATGTaa